A single Callithrix jacchus isolate 240 chromosome 4, calJac240_pri, whole genome shotgun sequence DNA region contains:
- the COL10A1 gene encoding collagen alpha-1(X) chain, which translates to MLPQIPFLLLVSLNLVHGVFYAERYQTPTGIKGPQPNTKTQFFIPYTIKSKGIAVRGEQGIPGPPGPAGPRGHPGPSGPPGKPGYGSPGLQGEPGLPGPPGPSAVGKPGVPGLPGKPGERGPYGPKGHIGPAGLPGPRGPPGPPGIPGPTGISVSGKPGQQGPTGAPGPRGFPGEKGVPGVPGMNGQKGEMGYGAPGRPGERGLPGPQGPMGPPGPPGVGKRGENGVPGQPGIKGDRGFPGEMGPTGLPGPQGPPGERGPEGIGKPGAAGAPGQPGIPGTKGLPGAPGRTGPPGPPGFGKPGLPGLKGQRGPAGLPGGPGAKGEQGPAGLPGKPGLTGPPGNMGPQGPKGIPGNHGLPGPKGDTGPSGPAGYPGPKGERGFPGSGGKPGYPGEPGLSGPKGNPGLPGPKGDPGDGGPPGLPGPVGPGGAKGMPGHSGEAGPRGAPGIPGTRGPIGPPGIPGFPGSKGDPGNPGPPGPAGVATKGLSGPTGPPGPPGPRGHSGEPGLPGPPGPPGPPGQAVMPEGFIKAGQRPSLSGMPLVSANQGVTGMPVSAFTVILSKAYPAIGTPIPFDKILYNRQQHYDPRTGIFTCRIPGIYYFSYHVHVKGTHVWVGLYKNGTPVMYTYDEYIKGYLDQASGSAIIDLTENDQVWLQLPNAESNGLYSSEYVHSSFSGFLVAPM; encoded by the exons ATGCTGCCACAGATACCATTTTTGCTGCTAGTATCCTTGAACTTGGTTCATGGAGTGTTTTATGCTGAACGATATCAAACACCCACTGGTATAAAAGGCCCACAACCCAACACCAAGACACAGTTCTTCATTCCCTACACCATAAAGAGTAAAG GTATAGCAGTAAGAGGAGAGCAAGGTATTCCTGGTCCACCAGGACCCGCTGGACCTCGAGGGCACCCAGGTCCTTCTGGACCACCAGGAAAACCAGGCTATGGAAGCCCTGGACTCCAAGGAGAGCCAGGGTTGCCAGGACCACCGGGACCATCAGCTGTAGGGAAGCCAGGTGTGCCAGGACTCCCAGGAAAACCAGGAGAGAGAGGACCATATGGACCAAAAGGACATATTGGACCAGCTGGCCTACCAGGACCACGGGGCCCACCGGGGCCACCTGGAATCCCTGGACCAACTGGTATTTCTGTGTCAGGAAAACCTGGACAACAAGGACCCACAGGAGCCCCAGGACCCAGGGGCTTTCCTGGAGAAAAGGGTGTACCAGGAGTCCCTGGTATGAATGGACAGAAAGGGGAAATGGGATATGGTGCTCCTGGTCGTCCAGGTGAGAGGGGTCTTCCAGGCCCTCAGGGTCCCATGGGACCACCTGGCCCTCCTGGAGTGGGAAAAAGAGGTGAAAATGGGGTTCCAGGACAGCCAGGCATCAAAGGTGATAGAGGTTTTCCGGGAGAAATGGGACCAACTGGCCTACCAGGTCCCCAAGGCCCTCCTGGGGAACGAGGGCCAGAAGGCATTGGAAAGCCAGGAGCTGCTGGAGCCCCGGGCCAACCAGGAATTCCAGGAACAAAAGGTCTCCCTGGGGCTCCAGGAAGAACTGGGCCCCCAGGGCCTCCTGGCTTTGGGAAACCAGGCTTGCCAGGTCTGAAGGGACAAAGAGGACCTGCTGGCCTTCCTGGGGGTCCAGGTGCCAAAGGGGAACAAGGGCCAGCAGGTCTTCCTGGGAAGCCAGGTCTGACTGGACCCCCTGGGAATATGGGACCCCAAGGACCAAAAGGCATCCCAGGCAACCATGGTCTCCCAGGTCCTAAAGGTGACACAGGGCCATCTGGGCCTGCAGGATACCCTGGGCCTAAGGGTGAAAGGGGTTTCCCTGGGTCAGGTGGAAAACCAGGGTATCCAGGAGAACCAGGTCTCAGTGGACCTAAGGGTAACCCAGGGCTACCAGGCCCAAAAGGTGATCCTGGAGATGGAGGCCCTCCTGGTCTCCCAGGCCCTGTGGGTCCAGGAGGAGCTAAGGGAATGCCGGGACACAGTGGAGAGGCTGGTCCAAGAGGTGCCCCTGGAATACCAGGTACTAGAGGCCCTATTGGGCCACCAGGCATTCCAGGTTTCCCTGGGTCTAAAGGGGATCCAGGAAATCCTGGTCCTCCTGGCCCAGCTGGCGTAGCAACTAAGGGCCTCAGTGGACCCACTGGGCCACCAGGGCCTCCAGGTCCAAGAGGCCACTCTGGAGAGCCTGGCCTTCCAGGGCCCCCTGGCCCCCCTGGCCCACCAGGTCAAGCAGTCATGCCTGAAGGTTTTATAAAGGCAGGCCAAAGGCCCAGTCTTTCTGGGATGCCACTTGTTAGTGCCAACCAGGGAGTAACAGGAATGCCTGTGTCTGCTTTTACCGTTATTCTCTCCAAAGCTTACCCAGCAATAGGAACTCCCATCCCATTTGATAAGATTTTGTATAACAGGCAACAGCATTATGACCCAAGGACTGGAATTTTTACTTGTAGGATACCAGGAATATACTATTTTTCCTACCATGTGCATGTGAAAGGGACTCATGTTTGGGTAGGCCTGTATAAGAATGGCACCCCTGTAATGTACACCTATGATGAATATATCAAAGGCTACCTGGATCAGGCTTCAGGGAGTGCCATCATTGATCTCACAGAAAATGACCAGGTGTGGCTCCAGCTGCCCAATGCCGAGTCAAACGGCCTATACTCCTCTGAGTATGTCCACTCCTCTTTCTCAGGATTCCTAGTGGCTCCAATGTGA